One window from the genome of Lacerta agilis isolate rLacAgi1 chromosome 18, rLacAgi1.pri, whole genome shotgun sequence encodes:
- the LINGO3 gene encoding leucine-rich repeat and immunoglobulin-like domain-containing nogo receptor-interacting protein 3: MHCTMTCCCCFLVLVFHCVLLSTASVAACPARCDCIPQIKSVSCHRKRLTAIPEGIPTETKILELNKNRIRCLNSGDLSPFPLLEELDFSENIITSVEPGAFSNLLNLQVLRLRGNQLKLLPPGVFTKLSNLTVLDISENKIVILLDYTFQDLRSLRILDLGDNDLVYVSRKAFSGLLGLQQLTIEKCNLTDISAESLSRLQNLQALRLRHLSIATVEDQNFKKLCNLWQLEIDNWPFLEVISPNGFQGLNLTSLSITYTNITAVPTAALRNLGHLMYLNLSYNPISIVPKGAFRDLIRLRELHMVGALLALVEPQALYGLRQIRLLNLSNNFLSTLEESSFHSVNTLETLRVDRNPLVCDCRLLWILQRRKTLNFNGQPPMCSSPPEIQGDALHDFPDSVLFEYFTCQKPKIRDRKLQHITAYEGQAVSFLCRADGEPAPSIVWVSPQHRMITIRSTGRVAVLPSGTLEIRYTQVQDSGTYICIASNAGGNDTYFATLTVKGHSANGALYANRTLHLSDFNDTLHNNTQVFLKFTLDLKTILVSTAMGCITFLGVVLFCFLLLFVWSRGRGQHKNHFSVEYSFRKVDGPTTAAGQGGARKFNMKMI; this comes from the coding sequence ATGCACTGCACCATgacatgctgctgctgttttctggtcTTGGTTTTTCACTGCGTCCTCCTGAGTACAGCCTCAGTGGCAGCTTGCCCAGCGCGCTGTGACTGCATCCCCCAGATCAAGTCCGTCAGCTGCCACCGCAAGCGCCTCACCGCAATCCCTGAGGGAATTCCCACGGAGACCAAGATCTTGGAGCTCAACAAGAACCGCATCCGCTGCCTGAACTCGGGGGACCTGTCCCCATTTCCTCTATTGgaggagctggacttcagtgagAACATCATCACCAGTGTAGAGCCGGGTGCCTTCAGCAACCTCCTGAACCTGCAGGTCTTGCGCCTTCGTGGCAACCAGCTCAAGCTGCTGCCCCCAGGCGTCTTCACCAAGCTCTCCAACCTCACCGTCCTGGACATCAGCGAGAACAAGATTGTCATCCTCCTGGACTACACATTTCAAGACCTGAGGAGCCTCAGGATCCTAGACCTTGGGGACAATGACCTGGTTTATGTCTCTCGGAAGGCCTTCTCTGGCCTCCTGGGCTTGCAGCAGCTGACAATAGAGAAATGCAACCTGACGGACATTTCCGCAGAGTCGCTCTCTCGCCTCCAGAACCTACAGGCCCTCCGGCTCAGGCACCTGAGCATTGCCACAgtggaagaccaaaacttcaagaaGCTTTGCAACCTCTGGCAGCTGGAAATTGACAACTGGCCGTTCCTGGAGGTCATATCGCCAAATGGCTTCCAAGGACTCAACCTCACCTCACTGTCAATCACGTACACAAACATCACTGCCGTCCCAACAGCTGCCTTGAGGAACCTGGGGCACCTCATGTACCTGAACCTCTCCTACAACCCCATCAGCATAGTCCCCAAGGGTGCGTTCCGGGACCTCATCCGGCTCAGAGAGCTCCACATGGTGGGTGCCTTGTTGGCCTTGGTAGAGCCCCAGGCGCTGTATGGCTTGAGGCAAATCCGCCTTCTCAATCTCTCCAACAATTTCTTGTCCACTTTGGAGGAAAGCAGCTTCCACTCTGTCAACACGCTGGAGACACTCAGAGTGGACCGAAACCCCTTAGTCTGCGACTGCCGCCTCCTCTGGATCCTCCAGCGCCGGAAGACACTCAACTTCAACGGCCAACCGCCAATGTGTTCCTCACCACCCGAGATCCAGGGTGACGCCCTGCATGACTTCCCAGACTCTGTGCTCTTTGAGTACTTCACCTGCCAAAAGCCAAAAATCAGGGACCGGAAGCTCCAGCACATCACTGCTTACGAAGGGCAGGCTGTGTCCTTCCTGTGCCGGGCGGACGGAGAGCCCGCCCCCTCCATCGTCTGGGTTTCTCCTCAGCATCGGATGATCACCATCAGGAGCACTGGGCGAGTCGCCGTTTTGCCCAGTGGGACGCTGGAGATCCGCTACACACAGGTCCAAGACAGTGGGACCTACATCTGCATTGCCAGCAATGCTGGTGGCAACGACACATACTTTGCCACACTGACCGTCAAGGGGCACTCGGCCAACGGAGCCCTTTATGCAAACCGGACCCTGCACCTCAGTGACTTCAACGACACTTTGCACAACAACACACAGGTCTTCTTGAAGTTCACACTGGACCTCAAGACTATCCTGGTGTCCACTGCCATGGGGTGCATCACCTTCCTGGGCGTGGTGctcttctgcttcctcctcctctttgtctgGAGTCGAGGCCGTGGGCAGCACAAGAACCACTTTTCTGTGGAGTACTCCTTCCGCAAGGTGGACGGCCCAACCACAGCAGCTGGGCAAGGGGGCGCCAGGAAGTTCAACATGAAGATGATCTGA